AACTGGTTATAAAGCTATTGATGCTATGGTTCCTATCGGTCGTGGACAACGTGAATTAATTATTGGAGATAGACAAACGGGAAAAACAGCACTTGCAATAGATACTATTATTAATCAAAAAAAAATTAATCTTCCATGTGTTTACGTTGCTATCGGTCAAAAACTTTCAACTATTATAAACGTTGTAAAAAAATTAGATGAGCATGATGCTTTATTAAATACTATTGTTGTTGTTGCTTCAGCTTCAGAAGCAGCTTCTTTGCAATATTTAGCACCTTATTCCGGTTGTGCAATGGGTGAATATTTTCGCGATCGAGGAAAAGATGCTTTAATTGTTTATGATGATCTTTCAAAACATGCGGTAGCGTATCGTCAAATTTCTTTATTATTACGTAGACCACCTGGAAGAGAAGCATTTCCGGGAGATGTATTTTATCTTCATTCACGTTTATTAGAAAGAGCATCTCGTGTTTCTAAAGAACATGTGAAAAATGTTACTAAAGGTAAAATCACTGGAAAAACTGGTTCTCTTACAGCTTTACCTATTATTGAAACGCAATCTGGTGACGTTTCTGCATTTGTTCCTACAAATGTAATTTCCATCACTGATGGACAAATATTTTTAGAATCTAATTTATTTAATTCAGGTATTCGTCCTGCAGTGAATGCAGGTATATCTGTATCTCGTGTTGGCAGTGCTGCTCAAACTAAAATTATTAAAAAATTATCTTCTGGAATTCGTACTGCATTAGCTCAATATCACGAACTTGCAGCATTTTCGCAATTTGCATCTGATTTAGATCAAACAACTAGAAAACAATTAATATACGGTCAAAAAATTACTGAGTTATTGAAACAAAAACAATATAGACCTATGTCTATATCAGAACAAGGATTAATGTTTTTTATCGCTGAAAATAATTTTCTTGACGATATCTCTGTAGAAAATATTATTCAATTTGAAAAAGAAATTTTGACATATGCTTATAATTATCATTTAGATTTAATGGAAGAAATAAACAAAGATGGAAATT
This genomic interval from Buchnera aphidicola str. Sg (Schizaphis graminum) contains the following:
- the atpA gene encoding F0F1 ATP synthase subunit alpha; this translates as MQLNSTEISQLIKERIAQFEVFNQSYNEGTIISVNDGIIKIYGLSDVMLGEMILLPDNEYAIALNIERDTIGAVVMGPYIHITEGTKVRCTGKILEVPVGVALLGRIVNALGFPIDGKGSIEHDIYLPVEADAPGVIERESINEPIQTGYKAIDAMVPIGRGQRELIIGDRQTGKTALAIDTIINQKKINLPCVYVAIGQKLSTIINVVKKLDEHDALLNTIVVVASASEAASLQYLAPYSGCAMGEYFRDRGKDALIVYDDLSKHAVAYRQISLLLRRPPGREAFPGDVFYLHSRLLERASRVSKEHVKNVTKGKITGKTGSLTALPIIETQSGDVSAFVPTNVISITDGQIFLESNLFNSGIRPAVNAGISVSRVGSAAQTKIIKKLSSGIRTALAQYHELAAFSQFASDLDQTTRKQLIYGQKITELLKQKQYRPMSISEQGLMFFIAENNFLDDISVENIIQFEKEILTYAYNYHLDLMEEINKDGNFNDIIKKKFIELINNFKNS